A window of the Candidatus Paraluminiphilus aquimaris genome harbors these coding sequences:
- a CDS encoding alpha/beta hydrolase has translation MYHGNADKPMVIYTHGGGWVVGSLDTHDRFCRALSQQSGCSLISIDYRLAPEYQFPAAHDDSLEASRWVIDNLTNLAPNNGMFILAGDSAGGNIAIATTLALTHQYGMAGCLAIYPATQHYITDLPSYTEHAKSGLVPARNMRWCCDAYLGNIAPADPSLERIFPGRRTSLNNFPRTLIITAEKDPIRDDGARFAVRLHRAGCKVMYKHLETASHGLVCSEGDSGDFQRAVSLASQWLATPLILKSPQED, from the coding sequence ATGTATCACGGTAATGCCGACAAACCCATGGTGATCTACACACACGGTGGTGGATGGGTCGTCGGAAGCTTGGACACGCACGATAGATTCTGCAGAGCACTTAGCCAGCAAAGCGGTTGTAGTCTCATCTCGATCGATTACCGTCTAGCGCCGGAATATCAATTCCCCGCAGCACATGATGACAGCTTGGAGGCAAGCCGCTGGGTTATCGATAACCTCACTAACTTGGCCCCGAATAACGGGATGTTTATCCTTGCCGGCGACAGCGCTGGCGGCAACATCGCCATCGCAACAACGCTCGCGTTGACGCATCAATATGGGATGGCCGGTTGTCTCGCAATATACCCCGCGACACAGCACTACATCACTGACCTGCCCTCTTATACAGAGCACGCTAAATCAGGGCTCGTCCCTGCTCGAAATATGCGCTGGTGCTGTGATGCTTATCTTGGAAATATCGCGCCTGCTGACCCTTCATTGGAGCGCATCTTCCCGGGACGCAGGACGTCTTTAAACAACTTCCCCCGGACTTTGATTATCACAGCCGAAAAAGACCCTATCCGTGACGATGGGGCGCGTTTTGCCGTAAGACTCCATCGCGCCGGCTGCAAGGTTATGTACAAACACCTCGAAACCGCCAGCCACGGGTTAGTCTGCTCAGAGGGCGATTCAGGCGATTTTCAACGCGCAGTAAGCCTTGCCAGCCAATGGCTGGCAACACCGCTTATCCTGAAATCGCCTCAAGAAGATTGA
- a CDS encoding iron-containing alcohol dehydrogenase, whose product MAKPMFLRKIKNRLIYTMAKVVAGEPSGQYMAFVGKASCARLCERIVELGHTSVMVVTDKALRDLGLADEAVAGLNRDGVTLSWYDKVDPDPTYGHVEAGARILRESGATAIIAVGGGSSIDCAKVIALTKHNSGDMTTWAGFGKAPDEAAPLFAIPTTSGTGSEATMGAVITNQSTHKKEIISGGAIHPAAVALDACLMVGLPKPITAATGIDALTHGVEAYISTWERGNRTEMGRISVQGVFRWLRQACEDPGNMDAREGMALAAYNAGVAINQVNVGNVHAIAHQLGANFGIPHGHANALVLPHVLTLYGETAVERLAELAVATGVSDSGHPETRARAFIAEVERLIADVGIAPTDPRIKRESFDAIAEAAMDEGDGYFCPRQLEKSEILNLLEAISG is encoded by the coding sequence ATGGCTAAACCAATGTTTCTCAGAAAAATAAAAAATCGCTTGATCTATACCATGGCGAAAGTCGTTGCTGGTGAGCCCTCAGGGCAGTACATGGCCTTCGTCGGTAAGGCGAGTTGCGCGCGCTTGTGCGAGCGAATTGTTGAGCTGGGACACACCTCTGTAATGGTTGTGACTGACAAAGCATTGCGCGATTTAGGGCTTGCTGATGAGGCGGTTGCCGGCCTCAACCGCGATGGTGTCACGCTCAGCTGGTACGACAAGGTGGACCCCGACCCCACATACGGGCATGTCGAAGCAGGTGCCCGCATTTTGCGTGAGTCAGGTGCTACGGCCATTATTGCTGTTGGAGGTGGGTCTTCCATCGATTGCGCAAAAGTCATTGCACTTACCAAGCACAACAGCGGTGATATGACGACTTGGGCGGGCTTTGGAAAGGCACCCGATGAAGCAGCACCGTTGTTTGCCATTCCCACGACGTCGGGCACCGGCAGCGAAGCCACTATGGGTGCCGTGATTACCAATCAATCGACCCACAAGAAAGAGATTATTTCAGGTGGCGCCATTCACCCTGCCGCCGTTGCCCTCGACGCGTGTCTTATGGTGGGGCTGCCAAAGCCCATTACGGCCGCAACAGGCATTGATGCGCTGACCCATGGGGTTGAGGCCTATATTTCCACTTGGGAGCGGGGAAATCGAACAGAGATGGGGCGGATTTCTGTGCAAGGCGTTTTCCGTTGGCTCCGGCAGGCCTGTGAAGATCCTGGAAACATGGACGCAAGAGAAGGCATGGCGCTTGCCGCGTATAACGCGGGTGTGGCGATCAATCAGGTGAACGTGGGTAACGTGCATGCGATCGCGCATCAATTAGGTGCCAACTTTGGTATCCCACACGGACACGCCAACGCACTGGTGCTGCCACATGTGCTCACCTTGTACGGAGAGACGGCGGTTGAAAGGTTAGCTGAGCTTGCGGTAGCTACCGGTGTTTCAGATTCGGGGCACCCAGAAACACGAGCTCGCGCCTTCATCGCGGAGGTAGAGCGGTTGATCGCAGATGTAGGAATTGCGCCAACAGACCCACGTATAAAGCGGGAGTCCTTTGATGCCATTGCAGAAGCGGCAATGGATGAGGGCGATGGCTATTTCTGCCCGAGACAGCTTGAGAAGTCAGAAATTCTCAATCTTCTTGAGGCGATTTCAGGATAA
- a CDS encoding NAD(P)H-quinone oxidoreductase: MSYHFIHIEDPETLSIQQGDDLQCRADEVVIDVAYAGLNRADVLQRMGLYPPPPDASKVMGLEVSGCIKVAGEESGFSVGERVCALVHGGGYATQAVAKAVCTMRTPEGVDDLTAACLPEAFLTVWYNVIVRASLKAGETLLVHGGVSGIGNIAVQLAKSMGCKVIATAGTPEKCSILDRLGADISLNYSASSLTQQCQEHGVMGEVDVVLDMVGGDFEQFNLECLAVDGRIACIGLMRGGQATIDLTQLLMKRATLTGSTLRRLTPSEKARCFEEVEAHMMPLVAAGAMTPLVDRVYDLPDALDAQTYMASGGHAGKLLLKCAS; encoded by the coding sequence ATGTCATATCACTTTATCCATATTGAAGACCCCGAAACCCTCAGTATTCAGCAAGGTGACGATCTACAATGCCGTGCGGACGAGGTTGTCATTGATGTCGCTTATGCCGGCCTCAACCGAGCCGATGTATTACAGCGTATGGGTTTGTATCCACCACCCCCTGACGCCAGCAAAGTAATGGGGCTAGAGGTGTCTGGTTGCATCAAAGTAGCCGGCGAAGAAAGCGGATTTTCTGTCGGCGAGCGTGTCTGCGCACTGGTGCATGGCGGTGGCTATGCCACACAAGCAGTTGCGAAAGCTGTGTGCACGATGCGTACCCCTGAGGGTGTCGATGACCTAACCGCAGCCTGTTTGCCCGAGGCCTTTCTGACCGTCTGGTACAACGTGATCGTTCGGGCGTCGCTAAAGGCGGGCGAAACATTGCTTGTCCACGGCGGTGTGAGTGGTATTGGAAATATTGCTGTGCAACTCGCTAAGTCTATGGGCTGTAAGGTCATTGCCACGGCGGGAACGCCTGAAAAATGTTCAATTTTGGACCGACTTGGTGCCGACATTAGCCTTAACTACAGCGCGTCATCACTCACACAGCAGTGCCAAGAACACGGTGTTATGGGTGAGGTAGATGTGGTGTTGGACATGGTCGGAGGTGACTTTGAACAATTCAACCTTGAGTGTCTCGCGGTTGATGGCCGCATTGCATGCATTGGTCTAATGCGCGGAGGCCAAGCAACAATCGATCTCACGCAGCTGCTCATGAAACGCGCGACCCTCACAGGGAGTACGCTCCGTAGGCTCACGCCATCCGAGAAAGCTCGCTGTTTCGAAGAAGTTGAGGCGCATATGATGCCCCTCGTCGCCGCAGGCGCTATGACTCCCCTCGTTGACCGCGTTTATGATCTGCCTGACGCCCTAGATGCCCAGACCTACATGGCCTCGGGCGGTCATGCGGGTAAGCTCCTATTAAAATGCGCTTCATAA
- a CDS encoding PQQ-dependent sugar dehydrogenase, whose product MLLRLIKTFVCILSSALLTHVAHADIEIQTIAEGFDTPWSLAELPNNQGFLVTERPGGLHHVSREGEIQSISGVPNVFAKRQGGLFDVVLHPNFEANNVIFLAYAAGSEDSNRTTVAKATLMGSELTDLSVIFEVTPNKKGGGHFGGRMAFLDDGTLLLSVGEGYTLREDAQKKESQLGKLLRMTETGEAPADNPFTDAPFVYSYGHRNPQGLIVDAPTQTIWMTEHGPKGGDELNQITAGKNYGWPAITYGVDYSGAIISPFTEAPGMEQPVTYWVPSIATSGLALYTSDAMPELKGKLLVGGLKSKNVVAVDVSGDEALVSEPFPGFEGRIRDVRMLNDGSIAVIDEEAGKVVRISAGAD is encoded by the coding sequence ATGCTTCTTCGCTTAATCAAAACGTTTGTTTGTATTCTTTCTTCAGCGCTTCTTACTCATGTCGCTCACGCCGATATCGAGATTCAGACGATTGCCGAGGGCTTCGATACGCCTTGGTCGCTTGCCGAACTCCCCAACAACCAAGGCTTTCTGGTTACCGAACGGCCAGGGGGCCTGCACCACGTCTCTAGAGAAGGCGAAATACAATCAATCAGCGGCGTTCCGAACGTTTTTGCAAAACGACAAGGTGGCTTGTTTGATGTGGTCTTACACCCCAACTTCGAGGCGAATAACGTCATCTTTTTGGCTTACGCTGCGGGTTCCGAAGATAGCAACCGAACAACCGTAGCAAAGGCAACACTTATGGGTTCGGAGCTGACAGATCTCAGCGTCATCTTTGAGGTTACACCCAACAAAAAAGGCGGCGGTCACTTCGGGGGTCGCATGGCGTTTCTTGATGATGGAACGTTACTGCTCTCCGTTGGCGAAGGCTACACCCTCAGGGAAGATGCCCAGAAAAAAGAAAGTCAGCTAGGCAAGTTACTTCGCATGACTGAGACGGGGGAAGCTCCCGCAGACAACCCCTTCACAGATGCCCCCTTCGTTTATAGCTACGGCCACAGGAACCCACAGGGCTTAATAGTTGACGCGCCGACTCAAACCATCTGGATGACGGAGCACGGGCCCAAAGGGGGAGACGAGCTCAATCAAATCACCGCCGGCAAAAACTATGGGTGGCCCGCTATTACCTACGGTGTCGATTACTCAGGCGCCATTATCTCGCCCTTCACGGAGGCTCCGGGTATGGAGCAGCCTGTGACTTACTGGGTGCCCAGCATTGCAACATCAGGACTCGCTCTTTACACCAGCGATGCGATGCCTGAGCTGAAAGGGAAGTTGCTAGTGGGTGGCTTGAAGTCCAAAAACGTGGTCGCAGTTGATGTATCCGGGGATGAGGCGCTTGTCAGTGAGCCGTTTCCAGGGTTTGAAGGTAGAATTCGTGACGTGCGAATGCTCAACGATGGGTCCATTGCCGTCATCGATGAAGAAGCGGGAAAAGTGGTCCGCATTAGTGCCGGGGCGGATTAG
- a CDS encoding ribonuclease J — MNMNLFSHGDRYLMVDCGITFEQALADSQGRPAIQMPDPSFIAGQRESLDGLIITHAHEDHFGAVPYLWQELKCPVYATPFAAAVLRKKAAWRRAPPPEPLIEVLPGETHTIGSFRVTWLPITHSTPETCALLLETDDCRILHTADWKIDTRPVIGQGWSPSQWKAIGDKGIDAVICDSTNATKPGRSPTEGEVGDALVKLITSLKGRVVVACFASNVARVQSIFRAAHASDRRVGLMGRSLDIMVRSAKNAGVFEPKVPIIEAEHLGYLPEGEVLAVATGTQGEIGAALHRLMMDTHPHMSLGEGDTVIFSSKTIPGNEEAVARLIAGLEDRGVSVIHADKVSATLHASGHPCEDELADLYEVIKPQVCIPVHGEPRHMEANAKVAQRCGVPLTLTGRNGDLFYLSPAPGVRRRWATVGRLQVDEKAKKLERAPS; from the coding sequence ATGAACATGAATCTCTTCTCCCACGGTGACCGATATTTAATGGTCGACTGCGGGATCACCTTTGAGCAGGCGTTGGCTGACTCACAGGGGAGGCCTGCGATTCAAATGCCCGACCCGAGCTTCATTGCAGGTCAACGCGAATCATTAGACGGTCTTATCATCACACATGCTCACGAGGACCACTTCGGCGCCGTTCCGTATTTGTGGCAGGAGCTAAAGTGCCCTGTTTATGCGACGCCCTTTGCTGCTGCGGTGCTTCGCAAGAAAGCGGCTTGGCGGCGAGCTCCGCCGCCTGAGCCGCTTATTGAGGTTCTCCCGGGAGAGACGCATACCATCGGGTCATTTCGCGTCACTTGGCTGCCTATTACGCATTCGACGCCTGAGACCTGTGCACTGCTTCTAGAGACGGATGACTGCCGAATTCTTCATACCGCTGACTGGAAAATTGATACGCGCCCTGTCATTGGCCAAGGTTGGTCGCCAAGTCAGTGGAAGGCGATCGGTGACAAGGGAATCGATGCCGTCATATGCGACTCAACGAATGCCACGAAGCCGGGCCGTTCACCGACAGAGGGTGAAGTGGGTGATGCGCTGGTGAAATTGATCACGTCGCTTAAGGGGCGTGTGGTGGTTGCCTGTTTTGCCAGCAATGTCGCGCGTGTGCAAAGTATTTTCCGAGCGGCACACGCGTCTGATCGTCGAGTGGGGCTCATGGGACGATCGCTGGACATTATGGTCCGCTCGGCTAAAAACGCCGGTGTGTTCGAGCCCAAAGTGCCCATCATCGAGGCCGAGCATTTAGGGTACCTACCCGAGGGGGAGGTGCTGGCGGTTGCAACGGGAACGCAGGGTGAAATTGGAGCTGCGTTGCATCGATTAATGATGGATACCCACCCCCATATGTCACTGGGTGAGGGCGACACCGTTATCTTCTCATCAAAGACCATACCCGGTAATGAAGAAGCGGTTGCGAGACTAATAGCTGGACTGGAAGATCGGGGTGTAAGTGTTATTCATGCAGATAAGGTGAGTGCTACCTTGCATGCGTCGGGACACCCTTGTGAAGATGAATTGGCCGACCTCTACGAAGTTATCAAGCCGCAGGTGTGTATCCCCGTTCACGGTGAGCCGAGACACATGGAGGCCAATGCCAAAGTGGCTCAGCGCTGTGGCGTGCCACTGACGCTCACGGGTCGAAATGGCGACTTATTCTATCTGTCACCCGCGCCTGGCGTTAGACGACGCTGGGCAACGGTGGGCCGCCTTCAAGTTGACGAGAAGGCCAAGAAGTTGGAGCGCGCTCCGAGCTAA
- a CDS encoding DUF481 domain-containing protein, with the protein MPIIPWNRDRSADWSLLLFLLMILLLTSTWSGQVHALNQSRVLLFDGSVIVGKIVSYRSDAVTLDTSFNRELAIDATLIKDIEASAEDLSIATLLLKDGRRVEAAPFIVTSGLLALSDGEIVKLSDVDKLNPEPWEMGQGYAWQGLASVALTVARGNTDADQLDVAINTQLDSTRDRITLRANIERDTAIVTVPSASGDGTFDRVSTPSADNWQIIGKYDYYLEDWTTHYFGVNASIEADEFTDIRLRSYIGPYYGRKLFNGSWGKLDGELGFVRVDTDFYNADDTEYYGANWNFTGESMVLGGDSRLYLTHVGILNISDDNSVILDTTVGFGFPLFFGLEAAAEFSIDYDGAAAVGKESVDQSYNLRVGYSW; encoded by the coding sequence ATGCCTATTATACCTTGGAACCGTGATCGATCTGCTGATTGGTCGCTATTGCTTTTTTTATTGATGATCCTGCTTCTGACATCAACTTGGTCAGGGCAGGTCCATGCCCTTAATCAGTCACGGGTTTTACTTTTTGATGGCTCGGTGATCGTGGGTAAGATTGTCAGCTATCGAAGTGATGCGGTCACATTGGATACCAGCTTCAATCGAGAGCTCGCTATCGACGCTACGCTGATCAAGGATATTGAGGCATCTGCAGAGGACCTCAGTATCGCAACGCTCTTGCTAAAGGACGGACGTAGAGTCGAGGCAGCACCATTTATTGTAACAAGTGGCTTGCTCGCGCTTTCTGACGGCGAGATTGTCAAGTTATCCGACGTCGACAAACTCAATCCCGAGCCTTGGGAAATGGGACAGGGCTATGCCTGGCAGGGGCTGGCGTCTGTCGCTTTGACCGTCGCGCGGGGTAACACCGATGCGGATCAGTTAGACGTGGCAATCAATACGCAGCTCGACAGCACGCGCGACCGAATCACGCTCAGAGCAAACATTGAGCGAGATACGGCGATTGTTACGGTGCCTTCCGCATCGGGTGACGGGACCTTTGATCGGGTAAGTACGCCCTCTGCAGATAACTGGCAGATCATCGGCAAATACGATTATTACCTAGAGGACTGGACGACACACTACTTTGGTGTAAACGCATCAATCGAGGCCGATGAGTTTACTGATATAAGGTTGCGAAGCTATATCGGCCCTTATTACGGACGTAAATTGTTTAACGGTTCGTGGGGGAAGCTCGATGGCGAACTGGGCTTCGTTCGAGTAGACACCGATTTTTATAATGCAGATGACACTGAGTATTACGGTGCGAACTGGAACTTTACCGGCGAGAGTATGGTGTTAGGAGGGGACTCACGGTTGTACCTCACCCATGTTGGCATTTTGAACATTAGTGACGATAACAGTGTCATCTTGGATACAACCGTGGGTTTTGGTTTTCCTCTCTTCTTTGGGTTAGAAGCGGCTGCGGAGTTTTCTATCGATTACGATGGTGCGGCCGCCGTGGGAAAAGAGTCGGTGGACCAGTCATATAACCTCCGCGTTGGCTATAGTTGGTAA
- the gorA gene encoding glutathione-disulfide reductase produces MQDTDNDNSCDLFVIGAGSGGVRAARVSASLGAKVIIAEGLYLGGTCVNVGCVPKKLYVYGSEFGKAFKDAQGFGWSVDGVAFDWPTLRDNKTREISRLNSIYDRLLDGSGAQVINGMAKLIDAHTVEVNGMQYHAKKILLATGSWPTKPDFPGNELAITSNEIFDLEVFPKRLLVIGGGYIATEFACIFNGLGSQVVQLYRGDLFMRGFDEDIRKFAADEIRKTGVDLRFNNNIVALARTENGLEAQLSDGSSITTDAVLCATGRHPNLEGLGLASTAVKLDARGYVSAGDNFQTDEPSIFALGDMTGGPQLTPVAIEQAMAFAHTQFGNASKSMDYAFIPTAVFCQPNIGTVGLTEEETNAQGLEVDVYLSDFKPMKHTLSGRDERTLMKMIVDKSSNRVIGLHMVGPDAGEICQGMAVAMKAGATKADFDSTVGIHPTAAEEFVTMRTPRE; encoded by the coding sequence ATGCAAGATACGGATAATGATAACAGTTGCGATTTATTTGTCATCGGTGCGGGCTCAGGTGGCGTCCGTGCAGCGCGCGTCTCAGCCAGTCTTGGTGCCAAAGTCATTATTGCCGAAGGGCTTTATCTGGGGGGGACTTGCGTCAACGTAGGCTGTGTTCCCAAAAAACTTTACGTTTACGGCAGCGAATTTGGCAAGGCCTTCAAAGACGCCCAGGGATTCGGTTGGTCCGTTGACGGCGTCGCGTTTGACTGGCCTACACTGCGCGATAATAAAACGCGGGAAATCAGCCGACTTAACAGCATCTATGATCGACTGCTCGATGGCTCGGGTGCCCAGGTGATCAACGGTATGGCCAAACTGATTGACGCACACACCGTTGAAGTCAACGGAATGCAGTACCACGCAAAAAAAATTCTTCTGGCGACAGGGTCGTGGCCCACAAAACCTGATTTTCCCGGTAACGAGCTGGCGATAACCTCAAATGAGATCTTTGATCTCGAGGTCTTCCCAAAACGCCTGCTTGTCATCGGCGGTGGTTACATTGCCACCGAATTTGCCTGTATTTTTAATGGTCTCGGATCACAGGTGGTGCAGCTTTACCGCGGTGACCTCTTCATGCGGGGCTTCGATGAAGATATTCGCAAATTTGCTGCGGATGAAATTAGAAAGACCGGCGTTGATCTTCGATTCAATAATAATATTGTCGCATTAGCCCGCACCGAGAACGGCCTTGAAGCACAGCTCTCCGACGGCTCGAGCATCACCACCGACGCCGTGCTGTGTGCCACAGGTCGCCACCCCAATCTTGAGGGCCTTGGCTTGGCGTCAACTGCTGTAAAACTTGATGCACGTGGCTATGTCAGTGCAGGCGATAACTTTCAAACAGACGAGCCATCGATCTTTGCGCTCGGTGATATGACCGGCGGCCCACAATTAACACCGGTTGCTATTGAGCAAGCCATGGCTTTTGCACACACCCAGTTTGGGAACGCATCTAAATCGATGGATTACGCATTCATTCCAACCGCGGTTTTTTGCCAGCCTAACATTGGCACAGTGGGCTTAACCGAGGAAGAAACGAACGCTCAGGGGTTAGAAGTTGACGTGTACCTGTCTGATTTTAAGCCGATGAAACATACGCTTAGTGGGCGTGACGAAAGAACGCTGATGAAGATGATTGTCGATAAGTCGTCAAATCGGGTCATTGGGTTGCACATGGTCGGCCCTGACGCAGGTGAGATCTGCCAGGGAATGGCCGTGGCGATGAAGGCGGGAGCAACTAAAGCTGATTTTGACAGCACCGTTGGCATACACCCCACTGCCGCTGAGGAATTTGTGACTATGAGAACACCCCGCGAATGA
- a CDS encoding sulfite exporter TauE/SafE family protein, with protein sequence MMDLLWWEIAILIVAGFGAGLVNVMAGGGSILTVPVMMFLGMPGPIANGTNRITIVAHNASAIATYLRHGVPHAKLCASLTAVAIPPALLGAWFSTRLNNEQFEGLLAFVMVAVLLLMQAPQGKKSASAEDQPQNLVLGHVLMAAAGFWGGFIQIGMGFVVLPIMHRVMGLSLVNTNILKVFIIFTYTLLAIFVFAATSEVLWVVGAIAAIGNVAGGIVGARLTLSHGEVLIRRVLTAAIIAMIIKLLFFP encoded by the coding sequence ATGATGGATTTGCTGTGGTGGGAAATTGCGATTCTTATCGTTGCGGGGTTTGGTGCTGGGCTTGTTAATGTCATGGCGGGTGGCGGGTCTATTCTGACTGTACCTGTCATGATGTTCTTGGGCATGCCCGGGCCCATAGCGAATGGCACAAACCGGATTACCATCGTGGCGCATAACGCATCAGCGATCGCGACCTATTTACGGCACGGCGTACCCCACGCAAAGCTTTGCGCATCATTAACCGCCGTAGCCATACCGCCAGCGCTGCTCGGTGCCTGGTTCAGCACGCGACTCAATAACGAGCAGTTTGAGGGTTTACTCGCCTTCGTAATGGTGGCCGTACTGTTATTAATGCAAGCGCCACAGGGCAAAAAGTCTGCCTCAGCAGAGGATCAGCCTCAAAATCTAGTCCTTGGTCACGTTCTGATGGCCGCTGCTGGGTTTTGGGGAGGCTTTATTCAAATCGGTATGGGCTTCGTCGTCTTACCGATCATGCACCGCGTCATGGGCCTCAGTCTTGTGAACACCAATATTCTCAAGGTATTTATTATTTTCACCTACACGCTACTGGCTATTTTTGTCTTTGCGGCAACCAGTGAAGTTCTCTGGGTGGTAGGGGCTATAGCTGCTATTGGAAATGTAGCGGGGGGAATCGTAGGTGCTCGGCTCACACTCAGCCACGGCGAAGTGCTCATCAGAAGAGTTCTCACCGCGGCCATTATTGCCATGATCATAAAACTACTCTTTTTCCCTTAG
- a CDS encoding 2-hydroxyacid dehydrogenase, translated as MKVAVTFPIPEAAKVLLDEMFECRVWESDVPIPQDTLASWLAEVQGVLTTLTCPLGEEVLTGAQNLKVISTVSVGVDHIDIDFAKRQGIALGHTPGVLTDSTADLAVGLMLAVGRRMAEGDALVRAGAWSDGWKPNLLLGTDLSGSTVGLIGMGPIGQAVAKRLKGFGCHVLAWNRTPREVAGVEFTDLETLLSNADIVSLHTALTDDTRGMISRERLGLMKDQAMLINTARGGIVDEVALVEALATGRLRAGLDVYAEEPLPLDSVFRSLPGCVLLPHVGSATERTRRAMFELALANLVAGMQDEPLPAAL; from the coding sequence ATGAAAGTAGCAGTAACGTTTCCTATACCAGAGGCTGCGAAAGTGCTTTTGGATGAGATGTTTGAATGCCGCGTTTGGGAAAGCGATGTGCCGATTCCCCAAGACACGCTGGCCTCATGGTTGGCTGAGGTGCAGGGTGTTTTGACAACACTCACCTGCCCGCTCGGTGAAGAGGTGCTCACCGGGGCTCAAAATTTGAAAGTTATTTCGACAGTCTCTGTCGGCGTTGATCATATCGATATCGACTTCGCGAAGCGTCAGGGGATAGCTTTAGGTCATACGCCCGGCGTGCTGACTGATAGTACGGCAGATTTAGCGGTCGGATTGATGCTGGCCGTTGGACGTCGAATGGCAGAGGGCGATGCGCTAGTCCGCGCCGGCGCCTGGAGTGATGGGTGGAAGCCTAATTTGTTACTTGGAACAGATCTAAGTGGCTCCACGGTTGGGCTAATAGGCATGGGGCCAATTGGACAGGCGGTAGCAAAGAGACTGAAAGGCTTCGGTTGCCATGTTTTAGCGTGGAACCGCACGCCTCGCGAGGTGGCCGGTGTGGAGTTCACCGACCTCGAAACGCTGTTATCAAATGCTGACATTGTGTCACTTCACACCGCCCTTACGGATGATACCCGTGGAATGATCAGTCGAGAACGACTTGGACTAATGAAAGACCAGGCCATGCTCATTAACACAGCGCGCGGCGGTATCGTCGATGAGGTGGCGCTCGTAGAGGCGTTAGCCACAGGTCGTTTACGGGCCGGCCTCGATGTCTATGCCGAGGAGCCTCTGCCTCTTGATAGCGTTTTTCGCTCGCTTCCCGGCTGCGTTTTGTTGCCCCACGTAGGAAGTGCGACCGAGCGGACACGTAGAGCCATGTTTGAGCTAGCGCTGGCAAATCTCGTAGCGGGTATGCAAGACGAGCCCTTGCCCGCTGCTCTGTGA
- a CDS encoding MFS transporter — protein MLNRLSMIAKLLGSPHRMPSNDASRHSPLIWLVFLVIVIDLVGFGLVIPLLPFMAPSLGGDAADIAFIMITYAIGAAIIAPMWGRLSDTAGRRFALVLALLASSGAYVVTALSDTLMQVYVGRALSGLAAGSLPVATALMADLSPPERRAKAMGLVGTAFGLGLIAGPVLGGLLTGDSESFALPFYTAAVMSLIAAIFAFWLLPPQIVRSEGGKGDQALPNTSVSVLAPRKNKLLLMQYVTHTCSVSSIIYLFPLWVADAYQWGPSNVGYFFGVVGVSMITLQGGLLATLSRVFGHLNVLRVGAIVYAASLFVVALGETTLWMPAMILFAFSGSTVCLPLLNAIASEIVQSNHRGRMMGMTASASSVGRIVGPLFAAGLLSSQGFGMAWLGSGLMVLFLVFWSFTAARDFKRLELS, from the coding sequence ATGCTAAACCGACTGTCTATGATCGCGAAGCTGTTAGGGAGTCCGCATCGAATGCCATCTAATGATGCATCGCGCCACAGTCCACTTATTTGGCTGGTTTTTCTGGTCATTGTCATTGATCTAGTGGGTTTTGGTTTGGTAATACCGCTGCTACCGTTTATGGCGCCATCGCTAGGTGGTGACGCCGCCGACATCGCATTTATTATGATTACTTACGCCATAGGCGCTGCGATCATTGCGCCGATGTGGGGGCGCTTGTCAGATACAGCTGGACGACGATTTGCACTGGTTCTCGCACTACTTGCGAGTTCAGGCGCCTACGTCGTAACCGCGTTATCCGACACGTTGATGCAAGTATATGTGGGCCGCGCACTATCAGGCCTGGCAGCGGGAAGCCTGCCAGTGGCTACGGCGCTGATGGCAGACCTTAGTCCGCCTGAGCGCCGTGCAAAGGCGATGGGTTTGGTGGGTACGGCGTTTGGCTTGGGGTTAATAGCAGGGCCTGTATTGGGTGGCTTGCTAACCGGTGACTCTGAGAGCTTTGCTTTACCCTTTTATACCGCTGCCGTTATGTCGCTAATCGCGGCCATTTTTGCTTTTTGGCTCCTACCGCCCCAAATAGTGAGGTCGGAGGGCGGTAAAGGCGACCAAGCGCTTCCGAACACATCGGTGTCGGTGCTTGCTCCTAGGAAAAATAAGTTGCTGCTCATGCAGTACGTCACACATACCTGCTCCGTAAGCTCGATCATTTATTTGTTTCCACTCTGGGTGGCCGATGCTTATCAATGGGGCCCTTCTAATGTGGGTTATTTTTTCGGCGTTGTGGGTGTATCGATGATTACACTTCAGGGTGGGTTGCTGGCGACTTTGAGCCGTGTGTTTGGACACCTTAATGTGCTTCGTGTTGGCGCTATAGTGTATGCCGCGTCTTTGTTTGTCGTTGCGCTTGGGGAGACGACTTTATGGATGCCAGCTATGATTTTGTTTGCGTTCTCGGGGTCCACGGTTTGTCTCCCCTTACTTAACGCCATTGCGTCAGAGATTGTGCAGTCAAATCATCGCGGTCGGATGATGGGAATGACGGCCTCTGCGTCATCAGTGGGGCGGATTGTCGGTCCCCTGTTTGCAGCTGGGCTTCTCTCTTCGCAAGGTTTTGGTATGGCCTGGCTGGGAAGCGGACTGATGGTGCTGTTTTTAGTTTTTTGGTCGTTTACCGCGGCGCGGGATTTCAAGCGCCTGGAGCTTAGCTGA